From Methanobacterium congolense, one genomic window encodes:
- a CDS encoding 30S ribosomal protein S3 encodes MIEKDFVTEGLKRTRIDEFLESELERAGYGGMEIQVTPLGTMVVVYAERPGMVIGRGGKTVRAITQQLKNDYDLENPQVEVKEVDVPELNPKIMAHKIAAMLQRGMHFRRVAYTSLRRIMGAGAQGVEVTISGKIRGSRSACAKFTDGYIKKCGEPSIKHVREGFATVQLKPGVLGIYVRIMPPNIVLPDKVEIKQVEISEPAVEEVVENIETEEAVAVKESEIKEESEGPVEILEEITEEAPEDAEEIPEEVPEEEVEKSSEEVAETAEETPKESSESETAESEPEASEADEKAEKSE; translated from the coding sequence ATGATTGAAAAAGATTTCGTAACAGAAGGACTTAAAAGAACAAGGATCGATGAATTCCTTGAATCAGAACTTGAAAGAGCAGGTTACGGTGGAATGGAAATTCAGGTAACCCCACTTGGTACAATGGTTGTTGTATACGCTGAAAGGCCAGGAATGGTCATAGGTAGAGGTGGAAAAACTGTCCGTGCCATAACACAGCAGCTTAAAAATGACTACGACCTTGAAAACCCACAGGTAGAGGTTAAAGAGGTTGATGTTCCAGAGTTAAACCCAAAGATCATGGCCCATAAAATAGCAGCCATGCTCCAGAGGGGAATGCACTTCAGGAGAGTTGCATACACATCACTCCGCAGAATCATGGGTGCCGGAGCTCAGGGAGTTGAAGTCACAATATCCGGTAAGATCAGGGGTTCAAGGTCAGCATGCGCTAAATTCACAGATGGTTACATCAAGAAATGTGGAGAACCATCAATTAAACATGTGAGAGAAGGATTTGCAACTGTACAACTGAAACCCGGTGTTCTTGGTATCTACGTTAGAATCATGCCACCAAACATCGTTCTACCTGATAAGGTTGAAATCAAACAGGTTGAAATTTCAGAACCTGCAGTTGAAGAAGTTGTTGAAAACATAGAAACCGAAGAAGCAGTTGCAGTGAAAGAATCTGAAATCAAAGAAGAATCTGAAGGACCTGTAGAGATCCTTGAAGAGATCACAGAAGAAGCACCTGAAGATGCAGAGGAAATTCCAGAAGAAGTTCCTGAGGAAGAAGTAGAAAAGTCATCTGAAGAAGTTGCAGAAACTGCTGAAGAAACCCCGAAAGAATCCAGTGAGTCTGAAACTGCAGAATCTGAACCTGAAGC
- the rplV gene encoding 50S ribosomal protein L22, protein MAKIKYAYQDEYDGKTAKAAGRALKISPKHAVEICSAIRGMYLDEAKEYLEQVIRMETPIPFKRHNKKVGHKRGLKGWPTGRYPVKAATQILQVLVNAEANAEYKGLDVDDLKIVHASSHRGYVIRGWTARAFGRASPFNTTTTHVQIVLGEA, encoded by the coding sequence ATGGCAAAGATCAAATACGCTTATCAGGATGAATACGATGGAAAAACAGCAAAAGCTGCAGGGAGAGCTCTTAAGATCTCCCCAAAACATGCTGTTGAGATATGCAGCGCAATAAGGGGAATGTATCTTGACGAAGCCAAAGAATACCTGGAACAAGTAATCAGGATGGAAACACCAATACCCTTCAAGAGGCACAACAAAAAAGTTGGTCACAAAAGGGGTTTAAAAGGATGGCCAACAGGAAGGTATCCTGTTAAGGCAGCCACCCAGATCCTTCAGGTACTGGTTAATGCAGAAGCAAACGCAGAGTACAAGGGACTTGACGTGGACGACCTCAAAATAGTTCACGCATCAAGTCACCGTGGCTATGTGATCAGAGGATGGACAGCAAGAGCATTCGGAAGGGCAAGTCCCTTCAACACAACAACAACCCACGTACAGATAGTTTTAGGGGAGGCATAG
- the rpsS gene encoding 30S ribosomal protein S19 has translation MARKEFKYRGYTLEELQEMPLDNVIQLLPSRQRRSLKKGFLPRQKKVLEKIRKVKKQGNNDGRPVIIKTHCRDMIVLPEMVGMTFGIHNGKEFVEVTMQPEMIGCYFGEFALTRSRVQHGDPGMGATRSSMFVPLK, from the coding sequence TTGGCAAGAAAAGAATTCAAATATCGCGGTTACACACTGGAAGAACTACAGGAAATGCCGTTAGATAATGTTATACAGCTTTTACCATCAAGGCAGAGAAGGTCCCTTAAAAAGGGATTCCTTCCAAGACAGAAAAAAGTCTTAGAAAAAATAAGGAAGGTTAAAAAACAGGGCAATAATGATGGAAGGCCTGTAATCATAAAAACACATTGCAGGGACATGATTGTGCTTCCTGAAATGGTTGGAATGACCTTCGGCATTCACAATGGAAAGGAGTTTGTTGAAGTCACAATGCAGCCAGAGATGATTGGTTGTTACTTCGGTGAATTCGCACTTACAAGATCAAGGGTTCAGCACGGAGATCCAGGTATGGGTGCAACAAGATCATCCATGTTTGTGCCGCTTAAATAA